The genomic segment TTTCATGGCACTAACATCACCACTGTTAGGTGAAAAACGCATTACACCGAGTGATGAGATTATAACCATTGCTGCAGGATTCCCAACTACCGTTACTCCCATACTTCAGTATGGGGCAGTCCCCGTATTTGTGGATGTAACATTGCCAGATTACAATATTAATCCAAAAGAGATTGAAAAAGCGATTTCTGAAAAAACAAAAGGCATAATGATCGCGCATACACTAGGAAATCCTTTTGATCTGACTGAAATAACTAAAATTTGTAAAAAACATAACCTCTGGCTTATTGAAGATAACTGTGACGCATTAGGTTCACAATATTTTATTGAGGGTACATGGAAATTTACCGGAACAATTGGAGACATAGGAACATCCAGTTTTTACCCGCCTCATCACTTGACAATGGGAGAGGGTGGAGCTGTATATACAGATAATCCATTGCTGGCAAAAATATTGAAATCAATGCGTGATTGGGGAAGAGATTGTGTTTGCCCATCAGGAAAAGATAATTTCTGTGGACATCGTTTTGATAAACAGTATGGAGATCTTCCAAAGGGATATGATCACAAGTACGTGTACTCACATTTTGGCTATAATCTCAAAACAACAGAGATGCAGGCAGCCATCGGTTGTGAGCAACTCAAAAAACTTCCGTACTTTATAGATAAACGCGTACACAATTGGAACAGACTGTACACAGGGTTAGAAGATTTATCGAATGATATTATCCTGCCTTTAGCAACACATGGCTCAAAACCAAGTTGGTTCGGCTTTTTGATAACAACACGAAAGACAGGGATCAGAGATAGGCTTGTAAGATATCTTGAGGAACACGGAATCCAAACAAGAATGTTATTTGCAGGAAACATCCTTAAGCACCCTTGTTTTTCTGAAATGAAGATGTCAGAAGTTGGATATCGGATTGTAGGAGATTTAACAAATACCGATAT from the Methanorbis rubei genome contains:
- the rfbH gene encoding lipopolysaccharide biosynthesis protein RfbH, whose translation is MTQYTNEQQDRENILSLVTKYYQEHYVNRKKFSIGDRIPYAARVFDEKEMCNLVNSALDFWLTSEKYCDQFENEFAEYLGVNYCYLVNSGSSANLLAFMALTSPLLGEKRITPSDEIITIAAGFPTTVTPILQYGAVPVFVDVTLPDYNINPKEIEKAISEKTKGIMIAHTLGNPFDLTEITKICKKHNLWLIEDNCDALGSQYFIEGTWKFTGTIGDIGTSSFYPPHHLTMGEGGAVYTDNPLLAKILKSMRDWGRDCVCPSGKDNFCGHRFDKQYGDLPKGYDHKYVYSHFGYNLKTTEMQAAIGCEQLKKLPYFIDKRVHNWNRLYTGLEDLSNDIILPLATHGSKPSWFGFLITTRKTGIRDRLVRYLEEHGIQTRMLFAGNILKHPCFSEMKMSEVGYRIVGDLTNTDIILNDTFWIGVYPGLTDDMIDYMILVLHEFFEMKTGDMS